The Candidatus Bathyarchaeota archaeon genome includes the window CTTGCCTTCAGTCCTGGGGGAGAGGTTATTATGTTTGGGTAATTCACCGTTCACCACCTTCTCCTGCCTAAAAGCCTCGTTGCATGAGTTAAAGCTCGGTTAACGGTTTGAGACATTTCCGGTTTGGTTAAGGTTATCTCTATTGTGGAGACCCCGACGTCCTTCCCCTCCTCGTTCACAAGCTCATCGGTTCCTATCTTTATCTCCTCGACCCTCAGATCCTTTATGAAGACCCTTTTTAACAGCTCAACGGTATCTACAGCTCTGCTGATGTGCTTTCCCCTAGCCCTGACGCGGACGGTCGATGCTCCAGCGTTGAAAAGGGTTATGCATGCAACCACGTAATTTCTGACCGGCTTCTCTCCAACCACCACCAGATCTCCTTCTTTATCAGTTCGCAACCCTTCCATAGACTTCCCACCCCAGATAACCCCTCTCCGAACTCTAAACCTTTACTCTTGATGGTCAAAGGAGGATGATCAAAGAGGCTAGAAGGAGGGAGGAGGGCATTAGGATCAGGGACCACTTCTTGAAGAGGCTGAAACCAGAGTCTAGGATATTGCTTAGCAGCTCCAACCCTCCCTCCCCCAATACCCTCAGCCCTGACAGCCTCGTTCTGTAGTAGGATGCATAGCCTTTTTTAACGTTTGATATCGAAGCCTTTGCAGCCTCTATAACGTATCCGATCAATCTATCGTTATCCATCATCTCACCGATAGGATGATAGCCCTTCTCGCTGGCACCTGTAGCGTTGACCACATGGGTGTCAGTTGTTAAGATCTCCAATTCCTCCACCCCTAGATGGATAAGGGCTTCCATCATCCTCTCCCTCAGGCCCGAGACCATGTTGTTCCCATCCAAAACCACGTAGAGATAGGTTCTTCCATCCACAAGCCTTATCGCCAGAACGGCTATACCGCCAGGCCCCATCCCCTCCCTTGGCCCCCAATCCCTCGGAGTTTTCCTAAAGATCCCGACTGAAAACTCCTTTTGGGGTTCGCTTCTCGCCCTTTGGATGGCCTCCATGGCGGCTGTATATAGATCCTCGATGTCAGAGTTCTTGTACCCAAACTCCTTTAGGATACTGTTGTGGGCGTCTATGATTATTGTTGATATCCCCAAACTCCTTGAAGCATAAGCGATCCTACACCCTAACTCCTCCGGCAGGTCATCAAAGCTTTTCGGGGATAGGGTGAGAGTTAAAAGGGCTGTGTCTCCGAAGATCTGGCAGGTGGCCTTTGCCATACCCTTCTCGACTCTAAACATAGGTGAACAGAGAGCCGAGATCCTTCCTCCATTAGTGGAGATTAACGCATCCAAAATAAGATTCATATCCTCGCTCCTCGTCAGATCCCTAGCATGGGTGGATACCCCATGCGGCACGACCACTGGACACTTTAATCGTGGCTCGAGGCGCTCAATTATAAAATAGGGCAGTTCGCTGCTTCCAACATTCCTGAATGGGCCTGGATGTATATATGGCACAACCATCGCTGCCAAGTTTTCACCCGTTGG containing:
- the albA gene encoding DNA-binding protein Alba: MEGLRTDKEGDLVVVGEKPVRNYVVACITLFNAGASTVRVRARGKHISRAVDTVELLKRVFIKDLRVEEIKIGTDELVNEEGKDVGVSTIEITLTKPEMSQTVNRALTHATRLLGRRRW
- a CDS encoding DUF2070 family protein, giving the protein MNYSSYLFTFPSTKIMGFLIMIMPSFIIPLCFLAIFGVEFIQKGFILSLIGVTIPILATDLTPYHFYKKSSTLNIRKRIILSFISVLIYSISIIIFTIISLFTGRSLLYRGIALAVAISSSIRYLAMSVLSKLGNIQNLLLSITPPTFYLLIGNTIISFHQFDVLLSGLFGTIVMIGGIQLLLWIIESWKDKDHKFKLLPLLRAFIEAWSEGSRDSLEEYLYHIGVQRELAVDNLSFHSPTGENLAAMVVPYIHPGPFRNVGSSELPYFIIERLEPRLKCPVVVPHGVSTHARDLTRSEDMNLILDALISTNGGRISALCSPMFRVEKGMAKATCQIFGDTALLTLTLSPKSFDDLPEELGCRIAYASRSLGISTIIIDAHNSILKEFGYKNSDIEDLYTAAMEAIQRARSEPQKEFSVGIFRKTPRDWGPREGMGPGGIAVLAIRLVDGRTYLYVVLDGNNMVSGLRERMMEALIHLGVEELEILTTDTHVVNATGASEKGYHPIGEMMDNDRLIGYVIEAAKASISNVKKGYASYYRTRLSGLRVLGEGGLELLSNILDSGFSLFKKWSLILMPSSLLLASLIILL